In Thiovibrio frasassiensis, one DNA window encodes the following:
- a CDS encoding DUF1456 family protein, with protein sequence MTNNDILRRIRYAFAWNDAKMIAVFALAEHQVSQKQLTAWLKKEGEPGYQPCSDMELAIFLNGVINERRGKKEGVQAPPEQRLTNNIILRKLKIALNLRDDEMLALLALAEVRLSKHELSAFFRRPDHPHYRECQDQLLRNFLKGVQLKYRTPAS encoded by the coding sequence TATGCCTTCGCCTGGAACGATGCAAAAATGATCGCCGTCTTCGCTTTAGCGGAGCATCAGGTGAGCCAAAAACAACTCACCGCTTGGCTGAAAAAAGAGGGTGAGCCGGGGTATCAGCCATGCAGCGACATGGAACTGGCGATCTTCCTCAATGGTGTGATCAACGAGAGGCGGGGCAAGAAAGAAGGGGTGCAAGCCCCGCCGGAACAGCGGCTAACCAACAATATCATCCTGCGGAAATTAAAGATCGCCCTGAACCTCAGAGACGACGAGATGCTGGCGCTTTTGGCCCTGGCGGAGGTGCGCCTGAGCAAACACGAACTCAGCGCCTTTTTCCGCAGGCCGGACCACCCGCACTACCGGGAATGTCAGGACCAGCTCTTGCGAAACTTTCTCAAAGGGGTGCAGCTTAAATATCGGACTCCAGCCAGTTGA
- a CDS encoding MFS transporter: MADCSPQFEKATFDKVAWRLIPLLFCCYIVAFLDRVNIGFAKLQMAPELGFSDAVYGFGAGIFFIGYFLFEVPSNIILQRVGARLWIARIMITWGIISASFVFVDAIHWGGLAEKFNCTDPEFTFYFLRFLLGASEAGFFPGVILYLTYWFPATRRAGMVARFMTAIAISSVLGSPLSGAILEFLHGAAGWRGWQWLFLLEGIPSVFVGLLVFLLLPDTPERARWLTAKERELVVRRVAEDEALKRELGLRSRFQEPFCDGRVWALCLVYFCGVVCFYAISFWMPTIIQDAGLNKNDYLEIGLLAMIPWGLGAVAMVRWGSHSDYTGERRWHSAAGLFCATLGLLGLMAAGRNVGLGILALSLVTVGLLSWMATFWALPTGFLSGTAAAAGIAWINSVGNLGGQVGPYLLGHIRTATGGADSGAFLALAGFALLGALVTLMLPNIRAR, translated from the coding sequence ATGGCCGATTGTTCCCCGCAGTTTGAAAAGGCGACCTTTGACAAGGTCGCCTGGCGCCTCATTCCGCTGCTCTTTTGCTGCTATATCGTCGCCTTCCTCGACCGGGTCAACATCGGCTTCGCCAAACTGCAGATGGCTCCGGAGCTTGGCTTCAGTGATGCGGTGTACGGATTTGGCGCCGGGATCTTCTTCATCGGCTACTTCCTCTTCGAGGTGCCGAGCAATATAATTTTACAACGGGTCGGCGCCCGGCTCTGGATTGCCAGGATCATGATCACCTGGGGAATCATCTCCGCATCCTTCGTCTTTGTCGACGCCATCCATTGGGGAGGGCTCGCCGAAAAATTCAACTGCACCGACCCTGAGTTCACCTTCTATTTCCTGCGCTTCCTGCTCGGCGCTTCGGAGGCCGGTTTTTTCCCCGGCGTCATCCTCTATCTCACCTATTGGTTCCCCGCCACCCGCCGGGCCGGGATGGTGGCACGCTTCATGACCGCCATCGCGATCTCCAGCGTCCTGGGCTCGCCGCTGTCCGGCGCCATCCTGGAATTTCTGCACGGGGCGGCGGGCTGGCGCGGCTGGCAGTGGCTTTTTCTCTTGGAGGGCATCCCCTCGGTGTTCGTCGGCCTGCTCGTCTTCCTGCTGCTTCCCGACACCCCGGAGCGCGCGCGCTGGCTTACCGCCAAGGAGCGGGAGCTGGTGGTACGGCGGGTTGCCGAGGACGAGGCGCTGAAGCGCGAACTCGGCCTGCGCAGCCGTTTCCAGGAACCTTTTTGCGATGGCCGGGTCTGGGCGCTTTGCCTGGTCTATTTTTGCGGGGTGGTCTGCTTCTATGCGATAAGCTTCTGGATGCCCACCATTATCCAGGATGCAGGGCTGAACAAGAACGATTACCTGGAGATTGGCCTGCTGGCTATGATTCCCTGGGGGCTTGGCGCCGTGGCCATGGTCCGCTGGGGCAGCCATTCCGATTACACCGGGGAACGGCGCTGGCATTCGGCGGCCGGGCTATTCTGCGCCACGCTGGGGCTGCTTGGCCTGATGGCGGCAGGAAGAAACGTCGGCTTGGGCATCCTGGCCTTGAGCCTGGTGACGGTGGGATTGCTCTCCTGGATGGCAACCTTCTGGGCGCTGCCCACCGGTTTTCTCTCGGGAACCGCCGCTGCGGCGGGGATTGCCTGGATCAACTCGGTGGGCAACCTTGGCGGCCAGGTCGGCCCCTATCTCCTCGGCCATATCCGCACCGCCACCGGCGGCGCAGACAGCGGAGCCTTCCTGGCGCTGGCCGGCTTTGCCCTGCTGGGTGCGCTGGTGACCCTTATGCTGCCAAACATCCGGGCCCGCTGA
- a CDS encoding nitroreductase family protein — MLQFRIDEERCIQCGECALECPAGVIVMDPQPKITNEAGCFQCQHCLAVCPTAAVSILGKDPDASMVLAGNLPDPARLATLIKGRRAVRRYHDHDLPPELIEHLLEVSCHAPTGVNARSVLFTVVRERAVMHRLREHLMARIISLKADGALPEGLAGQYLGWSAKAWQEEGKDILFRGAPHLLITSVPADAPCAGQDPLIALTTFQLLAHAHGVGTVWDGICMMALAFCPEVVGRLGIPKNHILGYAIAFGEPAVEYQRTVQRGPAQVNVVTW, encoded by the coding sequence ATGCTTCAATTTCGCATCGATGAGGAGCGCTGCATTCAGTGCGGCGAATGTGCGCTGGAGTGCCCGGCGGGTGTTATCGTCATGGATCCTCAGCCGAAAATAACCAATGAAGCTGGGTGCTTCCAGTGTCAGCATTGCCTGGCCGTCTGTCCCACCGCGGCGGTTTCGATTCTCGGCAAGGACCCGGACGCCAGCATGGTGCTTGCGGGAAACCTGCCGGATCCGGCACGACTGGCGACTCTGATCAAGGGAAGAAGGGCGGTGCGCCGGTACCACGACCATGATCTCCCCCCGGAACTGATCGAGCATCTGTTGGAGGTTTCCTGCCATGCGCCCACCGGGGTCAATGCCCGCTCGGTGCTCTTTACCGTGGTCCGGGAACGGGCGGTGATGCATCGCTTGCGGGAGCATCTGATGGCCCGGATTATTTCACTGAAGGCTGATGGTGCGTTGCCGGAAGGATTGGCCGGTCAGTACCTCGGCTGGAGTGCCAAGGCGTGGCAGGAGGAGGGCAAGGATATCCTCTTTCGGGGAGCTCCGCACCTGCTCATCACCAGCGTCCCGGCAGACGCCCCCTGTGCAGGCCAGGATCCCCTCATCGCCCTGACCACCTTCCAGCTGCTCGCCCATGCCCACGGGGTCGGCACCGTCTGGGACGGTATCTGTATGATGGCCCTTGCTTTTTGTCCTGAGGTGGTGGGCAGACTTGGCATCCCGAAAAATCACATCCTTGGCTATGCCATCGCCTTTGGCGAACCGGCGGTGGAATATCAGCGCACCGTGCAGCGGGGTCCGGCCCAGGTGAATGTGGTTACCTGGTGA
- a CDS encoding response regulator — MHFLIIDDDTVSRTTLKNHLTAMFAGCKISEAANGAQGLFQFFKKKPDLVFLDMLMPIMDGRAVLDALNECYRCGQIVKKPRVVLVSMLDTMQIDQMHPLADSPLVGTTIKKPVTRNLLQQIDKFLPRPTA; from the coding sequence ATGCATTTTCTTATCATTGACGACGACACGGTATCGCGCACCACCCTGAAAAATCACCTGACCGCCATGTTCGCCGGCTGCAAGATCAGCGAGGCAGCCAACGGAGCCCAGGGGCTCTTTCAGTTCTTCAAGAAAAAACCAGACCTCGTTTTCCTGGACATGCTGATGCCGATCATGGATGGCCGGGCCGTGCTGGACGCCCTGAACGAATGCTACCGCTGCGGCCAGATCGTCAAAAAACCAAGGGTCGTCCTGGTCTCCATGCTCGACACCATGCAGATCGACCAGATGCATCCCCTGGCCGATAGCCCGCTGGTGGGAACAACCATCAAAAAGCCGGTTACCCGCAATCTCCTCCAGCAGATCGACAAATTCCTGCCCCGCCCAACGGCCTGA
- a CDS encoding ASKHA domain-containing protein → MKKSVTFLPDNVIIEVDTGENLLSAAAKAGVYIQASCGGDGVCGKCKVKVEQGEVAANKAMQLKAEEHAAGFRLACQSSIIEDLVVSIPVATSKDGKALKAKPKTTRAISARSLDHLIGTWQVSPPVEKRFLTLDPPTLEDNVPDLQRLMRAIKKKCHDCSEPTYDHPELLMELPFTLREADWQVTAIMLRGKRAEEPDRIIAIEPGDTTGNLYGLAVDIGTTTVCGVLIDLNSGEVIAEASAYNDQIGCGEDVISRIIYSQRPGGLKGLQEKVVRTINTVIETVCKKVMISPSNISYIMAAGNTIMSHLLLGLNPKYLRESPYVPTCSHFPLTRAASLGIHAHPSVRLFLYPAVASYVGGDIISGVHACQMYKSPELTLFIDIGTNGEIVVGNEEWMVCAACSAGPAFEGGGIRHGMRANAGAIENFHIHPETLEPMIITIDRIKPCGICGSGLIAIVAELLEAGVIDQQGKFNRGLSHPRIREGIDGYEYVLAWAKDTLMGEDIAITEVDFDNLTRAKGAMYAGYVTLLESVGMTFADLDRVIMAGNFGAYIDLEQAICIGLLPDIDRDKFYYLGNASMLGCQISLTDHVRFRERMMVSTLITNLELSESAQFMNHYMASLFLPHTDMALFPTVRDKLPRL, encoded by the coding sequence ATGAAAAAAAGTGTAACCTTCCTGCCCGACAACGTTATCATCGAGGTGGATACCGGCGAAAACCTGCTGAGCGCCGCAGCCAAGGCCGGGGTCTATATCCAGGCCTCCTGCGGCGGCGACGGGGTGTGCGGCAAGTGCAAGGTCAAGGTCGAGCAGGGCGAGGTTGCCGCCAACAAGGCGATGCAGCTCAAGGCGGAGGAACACGCGGCAGGCTTCCGTCTGGCCTGCCAGTCTTCAATCATCGAAGATCTGGTGGTCTCCATCCCCGTTGCCACCAGCAAGGACGGCAAGGCCCTCAAGGCCAAGCCCAAAACCACCCGGGCCATCTCCGCCCGCTCGCTGGACCATCTCATCGGCACCTGGCAGGTCTCCCCGCCGGTGGAAAAGCGTTTCCTGACCCTGGACCCGCCGACCCTGGAAGACAATGTCCCCGACCTGCAGCGCTTGATGCGGGCCATCAAGAAAAAATGCCACGACTGCTCCGAGCCGACCTACGATCACCCGGAGCTCTTGATGGAGCTGCCCTTCACCCTGCGGGAGGCCGACTGGCAGGTAACCGCCATCATGCTGCGCGGCAAGCGGGCCGAGGAGCCGGACCGGATCATCGCCATTGAGCCCGGCGATACCACGGGCAACCTCTACGGGTTGGCGGTGGACATCGGCACCACCACGGTCTGCGGAGTCTTGATCGACCTCAATTCCGGCGAGGTGATCGCCGAGGCCTCGGCCTACAACGACCAGATCGGCTGCGGCGAGGATGTCATCTCCCGGATTATTTATTCCCAACGACCCGGGGGGCTGAAGGGGCTGCAGGAAAAGGTGGTCCGCACCATCAACACGGTGATCGAAACGGTCTGCAAAAAGGTCATGATCAGCCCCAGCAATATCAGCTATATCATGGCCGCGGGCAACACCATCATGAGCCATCTGCTCCTGGGGCTGAACCCGAAATACCTGCGCGAATCCCCCTATGTCCCGACCTGCAGCCATTTCCCCCTGACCCGGGCCGCATCCTTAGGCATCCACGCCCACCCTTCGGTGCGCCTCTTCCTCTACCCGGCGGTGGCCAGTTACGTGGGCGGCGATATCATCTCCGGGGTGCACGCCTGTCAGATGTACAAAAGCCCCGAGCTCACCCTGTTCATCGACATCGGCACCAACGGCGAGATCGTGGTGGGCAACGAAGAATGGATGGTCTGTGCCGCCTGCTCCGCGGGGCCGGCCTTCGAGGGCGGCGGCATCCGCCACGGGATGCGGGCCAACGCCGGGGCCATCGAAAATTTCCACATCCACCCCGAGACCCTGGAGCCGATGATCATCACCATCGACCGGATCAAGCCCTGCGGCATCTGCGGCTCCGGGCTGATCGCCATCGTGGCCGAACTGCTCGAAGCCGGGGTCATCGACCAGCAGGGCAAGTTCAACCGCGGGCTTTCGCATCCCCGCATCCGGGAAGGGATCGACGGCTACGAGTACGTCCTGGCCTGGGCCAAGGACACCCTGATGGGCGAGGACATCGCCATCACCGAGGTGGATTTCGACAACCTGACCCGGGCCAAGGGCGCCATGTACGCGGGCTACGTCACCCTGCTGGAATCGGTGGGCATGACCTTTGCCGATCTGGACCGGGTGATCATGGCGGGCAACTTCGGGGCTTACATCGACCTGGAGCAGGCGATCTGCATCGGGCTTTTGCCGGACATCGACCGCGACAAATTCTATTACCTGGGCAACGCCTCCATGCTCGGCTGCCAGATCAGCCTCACCGACCATGTCCGCTTCCGGGAACGGATGATGGTCAGCACGCTGATCACCAACCTGGAGCTCTCGGAAAGCGCCCAGTTCATGAACCACTACATGGCCTCGCTCTTTCTGCCCCACACCGACATGGCCCTCTTCCCCACAGTGCGGGACAAGCTGCCGCGCCTATAG
- a CDS encoding glycosyltransferase, translating to MEEIEPDLAVCLIHNPASPEGLFPFLDALLPEGDPVALEIIVVAGQPEHPALARLERSFPEITILENSGTPEPVKARNHACRLASARYLSFWDENLRPQPGSLTTLIRFLDENPDAGLAAPRIVDPHGMVLPSVRSAPSLATILCLHTPLGRLLPAAPSILKKHLLTEQDHLRSFEPEWLLDTCLVFRREVMDEIGLLDEGFSAHYGDADYCLRAHQAGWHLHYLAEAVMLQSKPETSPAPRSHNTPRLVGDCTRLLLKNWLRPAKMPA from the coding sequence ATGGAAGAAATAGAACCCGACCTGGCAGTCTGCCTGATCCACAACCCGGCCAGCCCCGAAGGGCTTTTCCCCTTTCTCGACGCGCTCCTGCCCGAGGGTGACCCGGTGGCCCTGGAGATCATCGTGGTGGCCGGCCAGCCGGAGCATCCCGCCCTTGCCCGATTGGAACGATCCTTCCCGGAAATCACCATCCTGGAAAATAGCGGGACCCCGGAGCCGGTCAAGGCGCGCAACCATGCCTGCCGTTTGGCCTCGGCCCGCTATCTCTCCTTCTGGGATGAAAATCTCCGGCCGCAGCCCGGCAGCCTCACCACTCTGATCCGTTTTCTCGATGAAAACCCCGATGCGGGTCTGGCCGCGCCCCGCATCGTTGACCCCCACGGAATGGTCCTCCCCTCGGTGCGTTCCGCCCCTTCGTTGGCCACGATCCTCTGCCTCCACACCCCCCTGGGCCGCCTGCTTCCGGCCGCCCCCAGTATCCTGAAAAAACATCTGCTCACCGAGCAGGATCACCTGCGCTCCTTTGAACCGGAATGGCTCCTGGACACTTGCCTGGTCTTCCGCAGGGAGGTGATGGACGAAATCGGCCTGCTGGACGAGGGCTTTTCCGCGCACTACGGTGATGCCGATTATTGCCTGCGCGCCCACCAGGCCGGCTGGCATCTCCACTATCTGGCCGAGGCCGTGATGCTCCAAAGCAAACCCGAAACCTCCCCCGCGCCGCGAAGCCACAACACCCCGCGCCTGGTAGGCGACTGCACCCGGTTGCTCTTAAAAAACTGGCTGCGTCCCGCCAAAATGCCTGCCTGA
- a CDS encoding DUF4405 domain-containing protein, which produces MNMRKITSLTALLSFALEMLTSIILYIVPQGRVAYWSDWHLWGLSKTQWGSLHVNLGVLFLLAICLHTYYNWSPIVAYLKNRAGRLRFFTTDLTIALLLCLAFTLGTYLELPPFSTIITIGDQIKERAAKKYGEPPYGHAELSSLATFSKKVELDLDAGLSRLAAAKIRVSDPSQSIAEIARMNTLTPKAVYEAMLPPPQPGQAKSLPANPPGGFGMKPLTDICREYRLDCAAVVQGLAAKKITATPAMTIKEIAGTNNTSPMDIFEALRQVTEHRESKPRT; this is translated from the coding sequence ATGAACATGCGCAAAATCACCTCCCTCACCGCCCTGCTCTCTTTTGCCCTGGAGATGCTGACCAGCATCATCCTCTACATCGTGCCCCAGGGGCGGGTGGCCTACTGGTCGGACTGGCACCTCTGGGGCTTGAGCAAAACCCAATGGGGGAGTCTGCATGTGAATCTGGGCGTGCTGTTCCTGCTCGCCATCTGCCTGCATACCTACTACAACTGGAGCCCCATTGTCGCCTATCTGAAAAACAGGGCCGGGAGACTACGCTTCTTCACAACAGACCTCACCATCGCCCTCCTCCTCTGTCTGGCCTTTACTCTGGGCACCTATCTTGAACTGCCTCCGTTTTCCACCATCATCACCATCGGCGACCAGATCAAGGAGAGGGCCGCCAAAAAATATGGCGAGCCCCCATACGGCCATGCCGAACTCTCCTCTCTGGCCACCTTCAGCAAAAAGGTGGAGCTTGATCTCGATGCCGGCCTGAGCCGCTTGGCTGCAGCCAAGATCCGGGTCAGCGATCCATCCCAGTCCATCGCCGAAATCGCCCGCATGAACACCCTGACCCCAAAGGCGGTGTATGAGGCCATGCTGCCCCCGCCGCAACCCGGCCAAGCCAAAAGCCTGCCTGCGAACCCGCCCGGAGGTTTCGGCATGAAGCCGCTGACGGATATCTGCCGCGAATACCGGCTCGACTGCGCTGCGGTCGTCCAGGGGCTTGCGGCCAAAAAGATTACCGCCACCCCAGCCATGACCATCAAGGAGATCGCCGGTACCAACAACACCTCGCCCATGGATATCTTCGAGGCGCTCAGGCAGGTGACAGAGCACAGGGAAAGCAAGCCGCGGACCTAG
- a CDS encoding dihydropteroate synthase yields MIKVAAIAESINIMGKRSGTAMKERNPGPVQEMAKEESAAGASYLDLNIGPARKDGIELMPWIVQTVEAASSVPLCLDTTNTDAMAAGFKVVKNREAAIMNSISAQPERMEKLIPVAAEAGCNVIALLWGPEGMPRDSNERCAMAVDLMMALAEAGIPNEKMLFDPIGTPITLGADQIASGLEFMSMLQEIAPGAGSTVGLSNVSNGVAEHLRKYLDRTYLIMLMKYGITTAIVNAYDAELMAICKGERQELVDMVHNMMDGNDPDSAGLTGTALEHYKTYKVLSGQNVFSESWLTL; encoded by the coding sequence ATGATCAAGGTAGCAGCCATTGCGGAAAGCATCAACATCATGGGTAAAAGAAGCGGCACCGCCATGAAGGAACGGAATCCCGGTCCTGTTCAGGAGATGGCCAAGGAAGAGTCCGCCGCCGGCGCCTCCTACCTGGATCTCAACATCGGACCGGCCCGTAAGGACGGGATCGAGCTGATGCCTTGGATTGTGCAGACCGTGGAAGCGGCAAGCTCCGTGCCCCTCTGCCTGGACACCACCAACACCGATGCCATGGCTGCCGGCTTCAAGGTGGTAAAAAACCGCGAAGCTGCGATCATGAACTCCATCTCCGCCCAGCCCGAGCGGATGGAAAAGCTCATCCCCGTTGCCGCCGAGGCAGGCTGCAACGTTATCGCCCTGCTCTGGGGCCCGGAGGGCATGCCCCGCGACTCCAACGAGCGCTGCGCCATGGCCGTTGACCTGATGATGGCTCTGGCCGAGGCAGGCATCCCCAACGAAAAAATGCTCTTCGACCCGATCGGCACCCCCATCACCCTGGGCGCAGACCAGATCGCCTCGGGCCTCGAGTTCATGTCCATGCTGCAGGAGATCGCCCCCGGCGCTGGTTCCACCGTGGGTCTCTCCAACGTCAGTAACGGCGTGGCCGAGCATCTGCGCAAGTACCTGGACCGCACCTACCTGATCATGCTGATGAAGTACGGGATCACCACCGCCATCGTCAACGCTTACGATGCCGAGCTCATGGCGATCTGCAAGGGCGAGCGTCAGGAGCTGGTGGACATGGTCCACAACATGATGGACGGCAACGATCCCGATTCCGCAGGGTTGACCGGCACCGCGCTGGAGCATTATAAAACCTATAAGGTGTTGAGCGGCCAGAACGTGTTCAGTGAGTCCTGGCTGACCCTGTAA
- a CDS encoding type I restriction enzyme HsdR N-terminal domain-containing protein, which produces MADIPSHHMIYGNLDDFITGETLVDTDDERYRQKLARLLVEERGFAKGEVEMRRRIETLFAHQFVVSKIDIVVRLEGRRVMVVRYGPGSLVTRERPAIAAARVLEESQLIPLAVVSNGEDGELLDTRTGKVLGTGLGAIPTRESLVTMLPSLDFTPVPPERREPELRILNAFDIEVCCAGGPCALPGAKEG; this is translated from the coding sequence ATGGCAGACATTCCCTCGCACCACATGATCTATGGCAACCTCGACGATTTCATTACCGGGGAAACCCTGGTGGACACCGATGACGAGCGCTACCGCCAAAAACTGGCCCGGCTGCTTGTGGAGGAAAGGGGGTTTGCCAAGGGTGAGGTGGAGATGCGGCGCAGGATTGAAACCCTGTTCGCCCATCAGTTCGTGGTTTCCAAGATCGATATCGTGGTTCGCCTTGAAGGGCGACGGGTCATGGTGGTGCGCTACGGGCCCGGCTCGCTGGTAACCCGGGAACGCCCGGCCATCGCGGCCGCCAGGGTCCTCGAAGAGAGCCAGCTGATCCCCCTTGCCGTCGTAAGCAATGGCGAAGATGGAGAGCTGCTGGACACCAGAACCGGCAAGGTGCTGGGAACCGGCCTTGGGGCCATCCCCACCCGGGAGTCGCTGGTGACCATGCTGCCCTCCCTGGATTTCACCCCCGTACCCCCGGAACGGCGGGAACCGGAGTTGCGCATCCTCAACGCCTTTGATATTGAGGTCTGCTGTGCCGGCGGACCCTGCGCCCTGCCCGGAGCAAAAGAAGGTTGA
- a CDS encoding class II 3-deoxy-7-phosphoheptulonate synthase, with amino-acid sequence MTQPPWSKTSWQQCTALQQPNWPDKKEFAQVVDTISQLPPLVFAGEIRELKKELAMAAEGEAFLLQGGDCAEAFSMCTAPAIRELLKVILQMAVVMSYAGGKPVIKVGRMAGQYAKPRSADTEMVGGIELPSYRGDMVNGIEPNIEARRPDPERMLKGYYLSCSTMNLLRAFTQGGYAALERVHSWNNAFVKNSPQGQQYEKLARQIDQAINFMRIVGIDTDIPQLKQASFYTSHEALLLGYEQALTRQDSTTGDWYDCSGHMLWIGERTRQLDGAHVEFFRGVHNPIGVKIGPNHDIDNVKQLVRTLNPENEPGRLTLITRFGAKKIGDGLPLLAREMKKEGFKLVWSCDPMHGNTYTAESGHKTRNFDEIMNEIRSFFEIHWSEGTVPGGIHFEMTGENVTECTGGGRKILDHHLAENYLTNCDPRLNAEQSLELAFQIAELMREK; translated from the coding sequence ATGACACAGCCACCCTGGAGCAAGACAAGCTGGCAGCAGTGCACCGCCCTGCAACAACCCAACTGGCCGGACAAAAAGGAGTTCGCTCAGGTGGTGGATACCATCTCCCAGCTGCCGCCCCTGGTTTTTGCCGGGGAGATCCGGGAATTGAAGAAAGAGCTGGCCATGGCCGCCGAGGGCGAGGCGTTTCTCCTCCAGGGCGGCGACTGCGCCGAGGCCTTTTCCATGTGCACCGCCCCGGCCATCCGGGAACTCCTGAAGGTCATCCTCCAGATGGCGGTGGTCATGAGCTACGCCGGCGGCAAGCCGGTGATCAAGGTGGGCCGCATGGCCGGTCAGTACGCCAAGCCGCGCTCCGCCGACACCGAAATGGTTGGGGGCATCGAGCTCCCCAGCTACCGGGGCGACATGGTCAACGGGATCGAACCGAACATCGAGGCCCGGCGGCCGGATCCGGAACGGATGCTGAAGGGGTATTACCTCTCCTGCTCCACCATGAACCTCCTGCGTGCCTTCACCCAGGGCGGCTATGCGGCGCTGGAGCGGGTCCATTCCTGGAACAATGCCTTTGTCAAAAACTCACCCCAGGGCCAACAGTATGAAAAGCTCGCCCGCCAGATCGACCAGGCCATCAACTTCATGCGCATCGTGGGCATCGACACCGATATCCCCCAGCTCAAGCAGGCCAGCTTCTACACCTCGCACGAGGCGTTGCTTTTAGGCTACGAGCAGGCCCTGACCCGCCAGGACTCTACGACCGGCGACTGGTACGACTGCTCGGGCCACATGCTCTGGATCGGCGAGCGCACCCGGCAGCTCGACGGGGCGCACGTGGAGTTCTTCCGGGGGGTGCACAACCCCATCGGGGTCAAGATCGGGCCCAACCACGACATCGACAATGTCAAACAGCTGGTTCGCACCCTCAACCCGGAGAACGAACCTGGGAGGTTGACCCTGATCACCCGGTTCGGCGCGAAAAAGATCGGCGACGGTCTGCCACTGCTGGCCAGGGAGATGAAAAAAGAGGGGTTCAAGCTGGTCTGGAGCTGCGACCCCATGCACGGCAACACCTACACTGCGGAAAGCGGCCACAAAACCAGGAATTTTGACGAGATCATGAACGAGATCCGCTCGTTTTTCGAGATCCACTGGAGTGAGGGCACGGTGCCCGGCGGCATCCATTTTGAAATGACCGGGGAAAACGTCACCGAATGCACAGGCGGGGGGAGAAAAATCCTCGACCACCACCTGGCAGAGAACTATCTGACCAACTGCGACCCCCGCCTCAACGCGGAGCAGAGCCTGGAGCTCGCCTTCCAGATTGCCGAGTTGATGCGGGAAAAATAA